Proteins encoded in a region of the Planococcus citri chromosome 1, ihPlaCitr1.1, whole genome shotgun sequence genome:
- the Acat1 gene encoding acetyl-CoA acetyltransferase, mitochondrial isoform X1: MYYTTVVTISKRMKQFSAYANCIRSFSSTNRMNKEIVIIGAARTPIGSFGGSLSTLSATKLGSIAIQAAIERSGVPKENVTEVFMGNVCQAGAGQAPARQAALFAGLPVSTICTTINKVCASGMKSVMFGAQSLLCGHQDIVVAGGMESMSNVPYYMNRGETKYGGVFLADGIVADGLTDVYNKIHMGNCAENTAKICNISRQEQDDYAISSYKRSEQAFATGAISDELVSVSVPQKKGKPDIVVKADEEYKRINYDKFRQLSTVFQKDGTVTAGNASTINDGAAACVLTTAETAAKLNIKPLARIVGFQDAATNPIDFPLAPAFAIPKLLEQCNVSVNDIALWEINEAFSVVVLANIKKLNIDPEKVNVHGGAVSLGHPIGMSGARIIVHLAYALKAGEKGVASICNGGGGASSILIEKLKTERLENRLPRLTLYTKHPCSLCDDLKQELQPFYHRVSFEEVDITLEENQRWNNLYKYEIPVLHLENRFLCKNELNKDTLERNLSDLEREWNL; this comes from the exons ATGTATTATACGACCGTAGTAACAATTAGCAAACGGATGAAACAA TTCTCCGCTTATGCAAATTGTATTCGTTCATTCAGCTCCACGAATAGAATGAATAAAGAAATCGTGATCATTGGAGCAGCTCGTACTCCAATCGGTTCATTCGGAGGTTCCCTATCAACTCTATCAGCTACAAAATTAGGATCTATTGCAATTCAA GCAGCCATCGAAAGAAGTGGCGTCCCGAAAGAAAATGTTACCGAAGTGTTTATGGGAAATGTGTGCCAAGCCGGTGCCGGACAAGCTCCAGCAAGACAGGCGgctttattcgctg GTTTGCCTGTATCGACCATTTGTACAACTATAAATAAAGTATGCGCTTCGGGCATGAAATCCGTTATGTTTGGGGCTCAAAGTTTACTGTGTGGACATCAAGATATAGTTGTAGCTGGTGGCATGGAATCGATGTCCAATGTACCGTATTATATGAATCGTGGAGAAACTAAATACGGCGGCGTTTTCTTAGCT GATGGAATCGTTGCTGATGGTTTGACCGATGTTTATAATAAAATTCATATGGGCAATTGCGCCGAAAATACAGCCAAAATTTGCAACATTAGTCGTCAAGAACAAGATGATTATGCTATAAGTAGTTATAAACGAAGTGAACAAGCCTTCGCTACTGGAGCAATATCTGATGAATTGGTATCAGTTTCAGTGCCACAGAAAAAAG GTAAACCAGATATTGTAGTGAAAGCAGATGAAGAATATAAACGTATCAATTACGACAAATTTCGTCAATTATCTACCGTATTCCAA AAAGATGGTACCGTTACTGCTGGGAATGCTTCAACCATAAATGATGGAGCAGCAGCCTGTGTTCTCACCACAGCCGAAACTGCCGCTAAATTAAACATTAAACCATTAGCTCGTATTGTTGGATTTCAAGATGCGGCAACCAATCCAATCGATTTTCCATTAGCGCCTGCTTTTGCTATTCCTAAA TTACTCGAACAATGTAATGTCTCTGTAAACGATATTGCCTTGTGGGAAATTAATGAAGCTTTCAGCGTAGTAGTGCTTgccaatattaaaaaattgaatatcgaTCCGGAGAAAGTCAATGTACACGGGGGCGCTGTGAGTTTAGGTCATCCTATTGG AATGTCTGGTGCCAGGATAATTGTTCATTTGGCCTATGCCTTGAAAGCTGGTGAAAAAGGCGTAGCTTCAATTTGCAACGGAGGAGGTGGAGCGTCTTCGatattgatagaaaaatt GAAAACTGAAAGACTTGAAAATAGACTTCCAAGACTGACACTTTACACCAAACATCCTTGTTCATTATGCGACGATTTAAAACAAGAATTACAACCTTTTTATCATCGTGTTTCTTTCGAAGAAGTCGATATAACGCTGGAAGAAAATCAAAGATGGAATAATTTGTACAAATATGAAATCCCTGTGTTACATTTAGAAAATCGTTTCTTATGTAAAAATGAACTGAATAAAGATACACTGGAGAGAAACTTGAGTGATTTAGAACGTGAGTGGAATTTATGA
- the Acat1 gene encoding acetyl-CoA acetyltransferase, mitochondrial isoform X2 codes for MYYTTVVTISKRMKQFSAYANCIRSFSSTNRMNKEIVIIGAARTPIGSFGGSLSTLSATKLGSIAIQAAIERSGVPKENVTEVFMGNVCQAGAGQAPARQAALFAGLPVSTICTTINKVCASGMKSVMFGAQSLLCGHQDIVVAGGMESMSNVPYYMNRGETKYGGVFLADGIVADGLTDVYNKIHMGNCAENTAKICNISRQEQDDYAISSYKRSEQAFATGAISDELVSVSVPQKKGKPDIVVKADEEYKRINYDKFRQLSTVFQKDGTVTAGNASTINDGAAACVLTTAETAAKLNIKPLARIVGFQDAATNPIDFPLAPAFAIPKLLEQCNVSVNDIALWEINEAFSVVVLANIKKLNIDPEKVNVHGGAVSLGHPIGMSGARIIVHLAYALKAGEKGVASICNGGGGASSILIEKL; via the exons ATGTATTATACGACCGTAGTAACAATTAGCAAACGGATGAAACAA TTCTCCGCTTATGCAAATTGTATTCGTTCATTCAGCTCCACGAATAGAATGAATAAAGAAATCGTGATCATTGGAGCAGCTCGTACTCCAATCGGTTCATTCGGAGGTTCCCTATCAACTCTATCAGCTACAAAATTAGGATCTATTGCAATTCAA GCAGCCATCGAAAGAAGTGGCGTCCCGAAAGAAAATGTTACCGAAGTGTTTATGGGAAATGTGTGCCAAGCCGGTGCCGGACAAGCTCCAGCAAGACAGGCGgctttattcgctg GTTTGCCTGTATCGACCATTTGTACAACTATAAATAAAGTATGCGCTTCGGGCATGAAATCCGTTATGTTTGGGGCTCAAAGTTTACTGTGTGGACATCAAGATATAGTTGTAGCTGGTGGCATGGAATCGATGTCCAATGTACCGTATTATATGAATCGTGGAGAAACTAAATACGGCGGCGTTTTCTTAGCT GATGGAATCGTTGCTGATGGTTTGACCGATGTTTATAATAAAATTCATATGGGCAATTGCGCCGAAAATACAGCCAAAATTTGCAACATTAGTCGTCAAGAACAAGATGATTATGCTATAAGTAGTTATAAACGAAGTGAACAAGCCTTCGCTACTGGAGCAATATCTGATGAATTGGTATCAGTTTCAGTGCCACAGAAAAAAG GTAAACCAGATATTGTAGTGAAAGCAGATGAAGAATATAAACGTATCAATTACGACAAATTTCGTCAATTATCTACCGTATTCCAA AAAGATGGTACCGTTACTGCTGGGAATGCTTCAACCATAAATGATGGAGCAGCAGCCTGTGTTCTCACCACAGCCGAAACTGCCGCTAAATTAAACATTAAACCATTAGCTCGTATTGTTGGATTTCAAGATGCGGCAACCAATCCAATCGATTTTCCATTAGCGCCTGCTTTTGCTATTCCTAAA TTACTCGAACAATGTAATGTCTCTGTAAACGATATTGCCTTGTGGGAAATTAATGAAGCTTTCAGCGTAGTAGTGCTTgccaatattaaaaaattgaatatcgaTCCGGAGAAAGTCAATGTACACGGGGGCGCTGTGAGTTTAGGTCATCCTATTGG AATGTCTGGTGCCAGGATAATTGTTCATTTGGCCTATGCCTTGAAAGCTGGTGAAAAAGGCGTAGCTTCAATTTGCAACGGAGGAGGTGGAGCGTCTTCGatattgatagaaaaattgtaa
- the LOC135832840 gene encoding alanine--tRNA ligase, mitochondrial-like: protein MTAPLRTKQWRRTLTTLQSCLSSKDIRNRFLEYFIHENGHQYVKSSPVFPYFDPSIPFTNAGMCQFKRIFTSQEHIDCDKAANSQKCIRIAGKHNDLQAVGIDSYHHTFFEMLGNWSFGSYNKKQACKLAWDLLTSPPYNISPHRLFFTYFGGDDTLNLPADDEIRELWLELGVKPDHIIPCGTENFWEMGSIGPCGTCTEIHVALSNDLSSSPNLVNKNNPLLTELWNIVFIKYNRTENGTIEALPEEFIDTGMGFERLVALLQGKTSNYDTDLFTPLFQTISKTCKTRAYRGTFDGNNLDSSYRYLADFSRMITVAIADNVFPDVNPKLKRVLRKALLIAEKRFHSECPHLLIAELANVVANSLQETFPEIGENLHRVKHVVENEAKQVQFLEKNSRKQWNESLSKYPALKNYSFIEYPGLPTAYSFLMDQISTNDYKTCLPSQLIVNLYITHGLESEIIEELLKPLGLKYNHDEVKDSLQQFRNFTKMQRQESSFLTLKSFSSSAFTTDDSFKYISEESSDQSTDFICPDVNATILAVVFDDEVVVTENDQLEGKISSWHAASSKDNSPHTKIIGLITDKTNFYTTAGGQCHDTGIIKLPNRGDVLLNVNKADKLNNAVVHLCDLSQFQGENFTLPFKIGDKVTLAIDNGRRCRIMRNHTAVHLLNAAVKKCYPVSHFKNGYVDDEMISTTFAVYGYSYSNEDYRNVEKAVNNLISEELLVDRRTTSSTLEVLNLPDVNFTPGEHYEADNIHVISILNDEGKVVSRELCCGTHLDNTKYIQKFCITKLSFSKALSSLIVEAVTGEKARIASQYGQMIREKSSSLIRKIDDILSKNLAPVNEIIDAYEDLSALLFELKYNKDSVKDTLPCSATEDFHVLKTFQKKMNKVVSSFSREMVATELSSLLAENYNQCDKLIRFFALKHEALRDYDFLCELATLSELASNQRRLVLFITYADGRIRFFSYVPKEKITDNFNAQIWLSSILSITPVRVVELEDHNISYSFPKKMAEEDVLPFVEPILKRAKSLPS from the exons ATGACCGCTCCATTAAGAACGAAACAGTGGAGACGAACTCTAACTACTCTACAAAGCTGTCTTTCAAGTAAGGATatcagaaatcgatttttagagtATTTTATCCATGAAAATGGTCACCAATATGTAAAGTCTAGTCCAGTATTTCCGTATTTCGACCCATCTATACCTTTTACTAACGCCGGAATGTGTCAG TTTAAAAGAATCTTCACCTCTCAAGAACACATCGATTGCGATAAAGCTGCCAATAGTCAAAAATGTATTAGAATCGCTGGTAAACATAATGATTTACAAGCCGTTGGTATCGATTCGTATCATCATACGTTTTTTGAGATGTTGGGCAATTGGTCCTTCGGATCGTATAATAAA AAACAAGCTTGCAAATTGGCATGGGATTTATTAACATCGCCGCCTTATAATATTTCTCCGCatagattatttttcacttattttggCGGTGATGATACCTTGAATTTGCCAGCCGATGATGAAATTCGAGAACTATGGCTGGAACTTGG tgtcaAACCAGATCACATAATACCGTGTGGaactgagaatttttgggaaatggGATCAATCGGTCCTTGCGGGACTTGCACAGAAATTCACGTTGCTCTAAGCAACGATCTAAGTTCATCTCCCAATTTAGTCAATAAAAATAACCCTTTGTTAACGGAATTATGGAATATAGTATTCATCAAGTACAATAG GACAGAAAATGGCACGATAGAAGCATTACCTGAAGAATTTATTGATACTGGAATGGGATTTGAAAGATTGGTTGCTTTGCTACAAGGAAAAACGTCGAATTACGATACCGATTTATTTACGCCgctttttcaaacaatttcaaaG ACTTGCAAAACACGAGCCTATAGAGGAACATTTGACGGCAACAATTTAGATTCGTCTTACCGATATTTGGCTGATTTTAGTCGTATGATCACGGTTGCGATTGCGGATAATGTTTTCCCCGATGTCAA TCCTAAACTGAAACGAGTTCTTCGCAAAGCATTATTAATTGCTGAAAAAAGATTCCATTCTGAATGCCCGCATCTTCTTATTGCTGAATTAGCCAACGTTGTCGCCAATTCTTTGCAGGAAACTTTTCCagaaattggagaaaatttacATCGG GTCAAACATGTGgtagaaaatgaagccaaacaggtgcaatttttggaaaagaattcTCGCAAGCAATGGAATGAATCGCTGTCAAAGTATccagctttgaaaaattactcattcaTAGAATACCCAGGTTTACCAACTGCCTACAGCTTCCTGATGGATCAAATTTCCACTAATGATTATAAAACTTGTTTACCGTCTCAGTTAATCGTTAATTTATACATTACTCATGGCTTAGAAAGTGAAATAATCGAAGAATTATTGAAACCCTTAG GGCTAAAATATAACCACGACGAAGTTAAAGATTCGCTTCAACAGTTCAGAAATTTTACTAAGATGCAACGACAAGAATCTTCTTTTTTAACGTTAAAATCTTTTTCTAGCAGTGCTTTCACGACTGATGACTCATTTAAATATATTTCTGAAGAAAGTTCGGATCAGAGCACAGATTTTATATGTCCAGATGTGAATGCTACCATTTTGGCTGTAGTTTTCGACGATGAAGTCGTTGTTACTGAAAATGACCAGTTAGAGGGGAAAATTTCCAGTTGGCATGCTGCTTCATCAAAAGATAACTCACCACATACGAAAATAATCGGTTTGATTACCgataaaaccaatttttacACTACCGCCGGTGGCCAATGTCATGACACCGGAATTATTAAGCTGCCAAACAGAGGTGATGTTCTCCTCAATGTGAATAAAGCCGACAAATTGAATAATGCCGTCGTTCATTTATGTGATTTAAGCCAGTTTCAagg agaaaatttcactttgcCTTTTAAGATCGGTGATAAAGTTACCTTGGCAATAGATAATGGTCGAAGATGCCGGATTATGAGAAATCATACTGCGGTTCATTTATTGAATGCAGCTGTTAAAAAATGTTACCcagtttctcattttaaaaacggCTATGTTGATGATGAAATGATTTCTACAACGTTTGCTGTGTACGGATATTCATACTCGAATGAAG ATTATCGCAATGTAGAGAAAGCTGTAAATAATTTGATATCAGAAGAATTATTAGTTGATAGACGTACTACTTCATCTACGTTGGAAGTACTAAACCTACCCGATGTGAATTTTACTCCCGGGGAACATTATGAAGCAGACAATATTCACGTAATATCAATTCTGAATGACGAAGGAAAAGTAGTTTCTAG agaATTATGTTGCGGAACTCATCTCGACAAtacaaaatatattcaaaagttttgcataacaaaattgagcttttcaaaagCCCTGTCTTCTCTTATTGTTGAAGCTGTGACGggtgaaaaagcgagaattgcTAGTCAATACGGACAAATGATACGAGAAAAGTCGTCCTCATTGATTCGCAAGATTGATGACATCCTTAGCAAAAACTTAGCTCCTGTTAATGAG ATTATTGACGCGTATGAAGATTTATCAGCGCtattatttgaattgaaatataaCAAAGATTCTGTCAAAGATACTCTCCCTTGTAGCGCCACCGAAGATTTCCATGTACTGAAAACTTTCCAAAAGAAGATGAATAAAGTAGTGTCATCCTTTTCGAG AGAAATGGTGGCCACCGAATTATCATCTTTGCTTGCTGAAAATTACAACCAGTGTGATAAACTAATTCGTTTTTTCGCTTTGAAACACGAAGCTTTGAgagattatgattttttatgcGAATTAGCTACTCTTAGTGAATTAGCTTCCAATCAAAGGCGTCTCGTTTTATTTATAACATACGCTGATGGCAGGATTCGATTCTTTTCCTATGTTCCTAAA gaaaaaattactgataatttcaaCGCTCAAATTTGGTTGTCGTCAATTTTAAGCATTACACCAGTTCGAGTCGTCGAATTAGAAGATCATAACATTTCTTAttcatttccgaaaaaaatggCCGAAGAAGACGTTTTACCGTTTGTCGAGCCTATTTTGAAAAGAGCGAAATCTTTACCGAGTTAG